The following DNA comes from Caretta caretta isolate rCarCar2 chromosome 25, rCarCar1.hap1, whole genome shotgun sequence.
TAGCTGTATCTACCCAAGGGGGGGTAGGCTAACCTGGCTCCGGTGCTCAGGGACTGGAACTGAGCGGCTCAAGTACAACCCCAGGCCCGAGGGAAGTGGAAATTCCCTCCACTCCAAGTGCAGCTGGTTCATGGCTCACACTGTGCCTAGGGGCTGCCTTTTCCTTGTAAGTGAGGTTCACTGAAGGTAGTGGGAGCCAAACCTGTCAATATGtgaggggtgttttttttgttgtttttttttgctcagtTAAACCCCTTGAGCCTGGCTAGGTGAAAATCCTCTCTAGTTCAGGGGGGGCTTGTAACTCTTGGCAGACTGGTTTACAAAACCCTAAACTATTTCCTATTATACATCCAGCCAGCAGTTGATACCCACCTACCTCTTCTAACTCCAACCAATCTCACAGGGGGGTGCATAAAGAAGGTAGAGAAGCTACTTTTAAACACTGCTCTACACAACCTGCAGGCTGTTTGGCCTCCCCTGTGAATTAGTTGTATTGAAGTGGTGCCCACAGGCTCTGAGCAGGTGGCTTCCCCCCCATGCTAGGTGCTCTACACCAACACTCAGAAGGGAGAGGGGTCTGGCCCACAGATCTCACAATCACAACAAGGAGGCAGAAAAACAGCTAGCCTGGCCAGATGGGGAATCGGGTGCATGGCACAGCCCCATCAGTTACTCTCTGCCAGCCTCTTGTTTACCACCCACCCACAGTGATCAAGTAGCAGCCTGGAAGCAGCCACAGTGCTAGGTTCACCATTTGTAAGAACAGCCAcattgggttagaccaaaggtccatctaggccagtagcccgatttctgacagtggctaatgccaggtgcttctgagcaaatgaacagaacaggtaatcaagtgatccatcccctagaacccattcccaacttctggccagaggctagagacaccatccttgcctatcctggttaatagccattgatggacctactcccacccccaccatgaacttacctagttatTTTTTAAACGCTGTTTGCCAAAgggtgctgtgaaggccaagactgagTTCCACTGGGTGCTGGTatgaaaatacttttttgtttgttctaaacctgctgcctattcatttcatttggtgaccccctcaTTCTTGTTTATGAGCTGGAGTAAAAACACGTAAGTATTTGCTTTCTCCACgcccatcatgattttataggacCTGCCTCCCCCACTTATATCCCTCCTCCCTTAGTCATTTGTTTCCCAAGCTAAAAAGGCCCaggtcttattaatctctcctcattatttttgttgcccttttctgtaccagTTCCAATAGATCATTTTTGAGCTGGGACAACCAGACCTGCATGctgtattcaagctgtgggtatACCATGGCTTTAGATAGAAAAATATCATATCTGTCCCTtccctaatgattcctaacattggTAACTTTTTTAGCTGTCCCTGCACATTGAGTGgctgttttcaaagaactatccacaatgctctttcttgagtgggaacagctaatttagaccctatcattttatatgtcatTGGGATTACATTtgccaatgtgcatttctttgcctttatcaacattgaatttcatctgctgttttgtaAGGCCCCTTTGCagctcttcacagtctactttggacttaactagcttgagtagttttgtatcatctgcaaattttgccacctccctgtttacccctttttctagatcattgatgaatatgttgaacagcacggGGTGGGACACCACTACTTATTGCTTTCCACAGAGCAAAGCATGGCCCTTGAAGTGGCCCAATAACAAACTGGGCCAGGGCACCATCTCACTCCCCGACCTGCTccacaggctggggctgggaaatACATACAAGGGCACTATTGTCCCATGGGAAAGCCACCCCACCTCAGCTGCCCAGGGTGAATGCTCAGCAGAGGACTGAGCCAAGCTGCCGGAGTCACACCCCCACCTGTGGGTAAGGGGCAGGCTAATGCAGGAGTGAGGCAGCTAGTCTGCCCGCCACAgggtctgccccagccctgggggacCTTGGACAAATTTCTCTTGCTGGGCCTCAGCTGTAAAAGGGATTTAATACTTGGCCCTCTGTAGCTTGGAAACTGGCCCTCCAAGGCTCAGTTCTGACTCCGGCTGTATTTGCCTTCACTAGGTGAAGCAGATCAGATGCCAGGGACTCAACTAGCACTGCTAGGCAGATGGTACCCAGCTCTAATTCTCCTTCCCCCATGGCTCAACCTGAGGAAGGCAGAGGTGCTGGggtgcagagaggagaggaggcacataaggaaagcactttgaagagtTTGCAGCTGTAACGCAGGCCCTGATTGAAGCTTCAGCCCCACAACTGGTCAATTCAGGAGGCTCACATAGTAACGCTTGCTATCATCGCCAGTTGGCTGGGAGCCTGTCCTATCCTGGTGAATGATGCTCTGGCATCAACTTATACCAGTCTTCATCCCCACCCAGCTGGACCATAGCAACACCCTATTCCTGGGCAGGAGGCCACCAGCCCTCAGAAAACCCTCACTAAGAACACTGCACCCAACTCCTCAGCAGCACAGCCTAATGtgagcacatcaaacctgtctgctgctctctgcaccaGCGTCTCAGTCCTTTTCATCAAGGCACGCCATGGCCTGGACCAAGCACATTTCTCTGACTTGCCTGCTCCAGCATAAACAGAGCAATGGGACCAGTAAGACaatccaaaacaaaaccctatcaAAAACAAACCGCTCCACCCACCCTCAAGTTTCCCCCTGGGAAGAGGACAGGAGCAAACAAGACAGATGACACACATCACACTGCTTGACACACTAGCGCAGGgctctcaaacttcactgcactgtgACTCccttctgccaaaaaaaaaaaaaaaacacaactacaccccaggagggaggaccaAAGCCTGAGTCTGCCCAAGTCCCACCACCCCAGATGGGAGGAGCCCAAAGCCTGATCCTCGCTGCCCTGGGCAGGAAGGAGTCAAAGCtcaagagcttcagccccagccaggtggcctgtaacctgagctcaaggctgtggggctcaggctttggccccagcaagtctaagctagCCCTGGCAACCGCATTAAAATGGGGTTGACAAgggatttaaaatattaaatggttAGCCAGTAAGTATTAGTCTTACCAGTTAACCCACCCTAAATGTTAACCCCCAATCCCAGGCCAGCTGGCCCACCAACCCCAGCCGCACTgcccagagcagccccagcccctctccctttaatcaGTTAGCCAGTTAAACAATATAATGCACTGCTTAAATGGTTaacttttaaacaatatttacatgtctagtcatgacccactttggggtcccaacgcccagtttgagaaccactgctcagtGGAAGGCATTCGCATACCACAGTGGTGAGTGCAGTATGAGAACAGGTCCCAGGGTATTGTGGTAAGGGGGAACTATACAGTTACCTTACACAGGGGTAGTCAGAGAGAAGGGGTAGGCAGCCACTCTGGGCTAGGAGTCTCCCTGTACCCCAGCACAGCTGGTGAACAGTTCCTCCAAGACCATGAAGGGTTAAtttacctcctcctccccacctcctccagcaGCTATCTGTCCAGGCAGCTTCAACTGCAAAGCCTTCCTCAGACTTGCCTGTGGCAACTACACCCTGCATGAGTCAGCCAGCAGGAGAGCCAGACCCCTCTTCCCTGCTGGCACACAGCTGAGCCCTCAGCTCCCGAGGAATTCACAAAGGTGGGGGAGTCTGGCACAATGTAGAGGCAGCATAAACAGAGAGCCCAGAGAGCAACAAGCCCACTCCACCCAGCCAGCCCGGAGGGAGCGCAGCTGTGAGGGGCTGGGTTGTGGGAACAGCTTCAGCAAGtcggctggggaggggagaggagaggacatGCCTGCATCTTACCGAGATGGATACCACAGCAAAGGGTATTTGGGGCAGATCAAGGAGTAAATAGACAGACAATCAGAAGGAACTTCCTGCCAGTCAGGCTGTGGGACCCTCTCTCCAGGGAAGGGAAAGCCGCTCTCGGGAGGCAGCAGCATATTGATCAGGCCCTGCCTGGGATCCAGGAGAACTGGTTGCATCActgaacttgggcaagtccctgTCATTCTTGTGCCTCCATTTAACCTATCACCttttgtcttctctatttagacaGCAGGGTCCCTGGGACTGTctcatgtctgtacagcacctaggacatCGGGATCCTGATCTGGTTTGGGACCTCTGGGTGAtactgtaattaaatatttaGAGCACTGGCCTTTCCCTTTGCATTGAAAAACCAAAGTGGGCATCCCAGCCATCTGACAGGCCACAGGTTCCCTTTCCCACCAGCTCCCAGAATCAGCCACAGCCCTGTTGGTGCTATGAAGGGAAGCTGCTATTCACCAATAGCAGCTTTGCCCACACAGCTAACTGGATGGGGCAAGCACTTCCTAATGCTGCAGAGCAGCAGGAAATAGAGTGGGAGCAGGGATTGTTCACGGTCCCTCACCTCAATCCTCCTCACTCCAGAGATTGGGCCCAAGCTAGTGCCTTCCCCAGAGATCTGCCCACCTGCAAGGCTCGTGGAAAGCCCAGGCCTCAGAGAGAACAGACTGCTGGGATGCAGAGCAGGAGACTCACAGCTGCCTTGATCAGGGCTCTCTCCcagcaaagggccagattctcctatTGGCCACCAGAAGGGAAGCAGAAAGTGGGTGTCTGACCAGCAGAAGGAATCAGAGGCTGGCAAAACAGGACTTCCCTTGCCTCCCAGCAGCCTCGAGGTGGAATAGGAAACTAGCCAAAGCAGCTCTGCAGTAGACCAGTGCTCAGGACCTGCTGCAGAACTCCCCCTCCACTTTTTCCTTGTAGATTGTGGGCCTATTGGGGTGGTGCTTTTCTCCCAAGCCTGGATCTCCTATGGGAATCGCTCTAGGTTGTCTGTCCATCCTTCCTGGGGGTACCTGCTTCCCAACTCGCAGCTGGTCTTGGGTAAGTGTGAGCACTTGCTTTTGTTCTTGAACAGTCATGGTTGCCGGTCTTCCCACCTTGCTGTAGCAGCCAGGCCTTCTCCTGACAACATAAGGTAGCTCAGCTGGCCACAGAGCATGCAAGATTTGGGGGCCCCTACAGATCCCAGACAAGGAGAGTTTGATCAGTCACTATTGGGACACAACTTCCTCTTGTTTAcagcaggatggggcagggggaagagacagTTTAAAGCCAGCAAAGCAAAACCCAATATACTAGAACAACCCTGCCCCCTgttatgggggagggaggaagattgAAATTCATCTGGTAAAGTCTTTTCCATCTCATTTTAGGAAGCTAAACTTCCTTTGCACCCAGAGTGGCCCTGGCAGTAGGCTGCAGGGCTGGAGTGCAATTCCTCAGACAGGGTTATTGGAAGGGTCCTTGCAAATCAAGACTACAAAGGCGTGAGTGGTCTAGGCAACACGTTTGGCCAGTGTCCCTTTAAGCAAGTTGGCCATGGCAAAATGCTCTGCAGGAATTGTGTTGTGGGACAAGTGTGGATGTTACAGAAAAGCCAATCAAGCAGGATTGGAAAGAAATCTGGAATTTCTTCTGCCTCCCCACCCGAACAACCTGATCCCTTTCAATACACCTGAAAGGCAGACTCTTCCTATGGAATTTAAGCGCATCTGCCCTATGGAGCTAATAAAGTAGCACAAGCCCTCCAGATTTTAACCAGATCTTCCATTCCAGCAAAGAGATAAATGAAGGCTCCATATTCTAGTTATTTCAAGAGTAAAAAGCAGAATATTTCTAAGCCCAAGGTGATCTTGATACATCATGAAGGAGCAATACAGAGCATGCACCTACATTATTAGCTATTAAAGGTAACCAGAGACAAAGTAGTCATTGGCTTCCCTGAAGAGATCCTGGCGTTCACAAGAAAAGCTAGCCATAAGCTGTGCTTCTAGATTGAGGAGTCCTGGAATGAAAACCCTGCTCTGAGCAAGAGTGGTCAATACACTCCCTTGTCTCACATCCAGTGCCGATTTCCTCAAGAAATGTAAAGTTTCCCAAGAAGCAGTGAACACACCATCCATTACAataggtttttaaaaactgaagtctttattaaaagttttatccaaattttgtaacaaaaaaagatacaaaagggGTGAAGATCCTTATTTCTGGGACTAGTCTGACCAATCAAAACCTGACAGTTACTAGGCTAATATAAAATCCATACAATCTGCTGAAAAAATGCAgggaagaaattaaaaatatcaactgctgctctgaattttttttttaaattcctttagcATTTATAAGTTACTCAGTTTGCATTTTACAGAAGTTTCATCTCTGAATGGTTATAGCTACTGTACAATGCAAGAGACAAGGGCAGGGCTAGAAATCCAGATGTGCTGCAGTACCCAACGCACCTTTGCAAAAATTGCCTtttacaggagggggtgagattTTTCTCTTCTTGCTGCAAGAGGAATACGTGCAACTGCTGGGTGCTGACATATTTGCCCACAGTGGCTGAGGGAGAACCCTGTTAAGTGCCAAAGCATCTGCGTTAGTATAAAGCCTCAAGGAACACCCCACAAACCTGGTGAAAAGGTAGTtactctcccccactctcaccaACCTATCTGAGCAGAGATCACTAGGCACTCAATACTGAAGGGTTGGTTAATGCCCCTGATGCCATGGGGCCACAGCCCTCCTTAGAAACTAACAGATGTATCATGTGAACTCAGGTCAGAAATCCCATGTTGCACTTGGCAGGATTCCACCCTCTCTGTTCTAAAAAAATGCCTCAAACCGGTCAGAGAAGCAGTGGCTCCACTCCTACGAGCTGGGGtgaaggggaagagagacagcTGTCACAGCACACAGTGCATAAATGGGAAAGAGCTGGACTTCTCATCActctgaaaaggaaaaggagaggtGTACATGCGCCAGGCTAGCGACTGAGGCCACTGCTGAGAGCTGTTACTGGCTAGCCAGAAGGACCCTGAGAATATTTAGGCTAACACAGTCTCCCGGTGAATGCCGAGTTAGGTGTATCACAGTGATAATGGTTATTCTGTACAGTGACAAATGCAGTTTGGTAGCAGTGCAGTATCCCCTTGCCTGATGTTTCCTATCCTTCCTTGAAGGTGTAGGTTGGCAGGGGGCGGAGAAAGCCACCTTATGGCAAGTGAAGATATTCACAGCTGCCAACCAGAATTGCTTTGCAGATATCCAAGAACTGAAAGCTACAAAGAAGTAGCTAATGgctaaaaaaaattccagtttataaaaaaaataggaaagcACGAGACAAGGCTACTGCAAAGTTCCTCCTAACAGGTCTGAGATGCAGCAAAGAGCAGATTCTCTCAGGGACTCAAGCcctttcccccaacccccaaagtATCTTCAAGCATCTCCAACTATCACACCACTATTGTGATTTCAGTTCACCTTGGGTGACTGTTTGCTTTCAGTGTCCACTTTCATGAGCAGAGTTTGCATCCGCTGCTCAGAATGCTTGCAGCTTCTTCAAATGCTGGGCTGAGGACATGTATGCAGAGGTGGTGAGCGCTCGCCACTTGTGGTCATGTGGGATGGCAAAGGGTTGCTGGAGCTCTCGGTCCCATGTGTTAAGGCTGATTTCAGACATGAGAGATGCTCTAGGAGgaggagaactttttttttttgcaaaatgctgTGCAAACCACAGAACGGAGAAAGCCTTTGGTCATAAAATACTTGACAGTGAGTCTTGTATGGAAAGATTCCCCTGAACACCTACGGTATTCTACATCTTAAAAAAATATACTGTGGACACTGCAGCCATACaaggggggaggggccaggagagGGGATTTACAGTCTCACATGGACACAACGGGGAGGTTAGGACAAGCACAGTCATAGTCCGTAAAACTGATTGGCTCGCGAGGATTATCAGTCATCCTCCTCATCCTCTTCATCTTCTGGATCTTCCTCTCCCTCATCCTCTAGgtctctttttctcttctctccctgtgGAAGGTCTGCAGGGAGGGAGTAAGAATTAAATTCTATTCGCAGCCTTGCAGAACTGCATTTGATCTCATTCTTCACAGGCTATTTAAGCTACACATCTCGCAGGTGAACAAGTATGAACTAGAATCACAACAATTGCTGTACGGAGTCCCACCCACTGTTCCATTTTACATAGCATCCAAGCAAAAGCCTTGGGCAAGATTTTCAAGTGACGAGTGATTTTTGGTGCTCTTGAGATACTTCAGAGGGCCCAAATTTTAGATACTGTGTGACCACCTGAACTCTAATGTCCCTTTTTTCAAGGTGTGAAATTGGgaacccaaaaattgaggcacttaaaatcaccagtcacttttgagACTCTCAGCCAAGTTTATTCTTGGTGATTTGTCATTCAagagttgtgccaacctccatttTCCTATAAATACCCTTACAAATAATCAACTATATGTAAGCCCATCCAGATCCAGTCTTCAACTATCTAGGGAATTTTCTTCAAAGTTAGAAGATGATGTCCAGGGCTTTGTCGTCTAGAGTGAAGTGAGGCCCCAGCTAGAGTATAAAAGAAACCACAGTTCCTAGAACAAGtgctttataaaaatgttaacaCAGCAGAGCTTCCATTAGAGCCTCTCCTCCTTCCAGAGTATGATATTAAATTACACAGAACTGGGTTATTTTGCCAATCTACCTATCAGCTTTTTAGCAATTGACAACCTATTAATACCAACTGACTGTCTTAGATATCTTGGGATGGTGGTATAATTTAGTTCTAGTGTTAACCAGTTTCTCTTGGGCTGTAGATTCATGCTTGGTCTCAGTCCAAAGCAGTAGTATTTTGGTAAGAGTGCAAAGTTAGGTCAGCCATTTCCCCATAAGTCACAAAAGAaacagggactccaggatctgaGGCTAGAAGCTACAAACATGGCTTGTTTTCTAGAGCtcactgaggaaggaaaatggATTCTACCTGAGACTGATTTAATCTGAGTGAGCTGCACTGAATGTTCAGTCAGCATGTTTACATTAGCACACTCTGGGATCTCACCACCCTCATTCAATAGTGGTTTAAAACAATGAGCACCTACAGTTAAAGACCTACTAGGTCTTTTCCCTTAAATGTGCAAATCAAATGCAAAAATTAATGCAGCATTACGGCTGGAAAAAACTAAGATAAGGAAACTCAAAAGTTCGTGTTTCTAACGCTACATTGACCGCAACACAGAATGTGCAATTTGGGGTGGCTGTTTAGTGCAACTAATACATTCCCATGGAATGCACAGGATGCACTGAGTTGCAGAGTGGAAGccctaactttgaatttcctgacttgtGTGCTTTGTTTCCCAACCTCAATACTTAACATTTTATTTAGCTCTGGGACAGTGTCCCAGTTCGGTGGTGACAGGAGCGAGACGTCCTTGCCATAAAAGATAGAAGTGTCTAGTTCTATTGCTCAGCCCCCAGAAGGAGACAGTGACTTTTGGCATCAGAGTAATGGATGGTTAATGCTACCTTTGTGAGTGCTGCACCTTAATTAGGAGAATTATATCTACTCACCCTCCTCACCTTCGTCATCATCTTCATCCtcctcatcctcttcctccttgagttaaaaaaagaatctttGTTTGTACAAGGACCAAGATCCAGTGACTAGAGATCTAATTCCTTTTCCACTCAGTCATCATTCATGGTCTCTTCAAGTATGACTTCAagacactgccctctggcagcaCAGGAACTCAAAATGGCCAAGTAACAAAATTAACCCCCATCCTTGCACCCTGTTGCCTGCTCCCCTTCCTCATCCTTCACCCCACAGGGACAGGAACTCGTGGGCACAAAGAAGAGAAATTGTAACGTCACCTGGAAGCAAGGTGTTTCCCCCTCATGCCATCCCCACCTACAGCATTAGGAATCCAGACATCACTTCCCAGAGCAGTTGACTACCTAGCAAGCACTTTTCAGGAAAGGATACAGCATACTTGGTCAGATTACAAAGTTTCTCAGGAGGACTGATTTTCATCAGCAAGAGCACAGATGAAGTATTTACTAACAGGCAGCCCCAAAGGCTCATGCTGATGTCAAGTCAACAAGAATAGCCTCACCTCATCATCTACTCCATCTTCTTCCTCTTCACCTTCCAGatcatcttcatcctcctcctcgtCATCAATGACTTCCTCATCCAACTCATCTTCCTCATCGTCATCCTCTTCCTCACCTTCTACCACAACAGAGGGAGATGAGTGGGTTCCCCACCAATGTGCTCAAAGCAACACACCAGGGACAGGGAGCCAGGAAATGCTCCCAGACATCTTTTTGCACAGCTGTGCCAACTCAGAAAGAGCAACTAACCCAGAACAGCCCCACTGACATTAGGTAAAGCCCTGTGCCACAGAACAGACCTATGCACAGGAGGTATGTCAACTGACAAGCCCAGCTGGCTCAAATCAGATTTGGTTTTCCAGTTCATGCTTGCGGGAGATGGGATTACCAAAGCAAGATTAGACTTTGGTAATGAGTTCACACCACTATGGAGGGGTCAGTGGGGTCAGCTAGTGAAATGGGTGGGAGGCAATGACAGAAAGCCACTCTAAGCCCCCTTTACCTTCTCCGTTCTCATCATATTCATCATCCAGCCCATCACCATCTGCTTCAGGGTCTGAGTCAGGGGCTTCCTGGTCATCAGCATCAAACCCATCCAAgtaggtgagctggggcagaaggGCAAACATGCTCTCCCGGTAGTTGATCAGCATTGTCACCTCGCAGTTGAAGAGATCCAGGCTATGCAGATTCGGCAGTTTCTTCTGCAAATATTAATTTGTTAGGCCATTAGGAGACCATTCTGGTAAACTTGCTATGAGCAAAGGGATGA
Coding sequences within:
- the LOC125626980 gene encoding acidic leucine-rich nuclear phosphoprotein 32 family member B isoform X3 → MEMEKRLTLELRNKKPAEVKELVLDNCRSDDGKIVGLSSDFENLEFLSMINVNLLSVSNLPKLNKLRKLELSDNRISGGLEVLAERTPNLTHLNLSGNKIKDINTLEPLKKLPNLHSLDLFNCEVTMLINYRESMFALLPQLTYLDGFDADDQEAPDSDPEADGDGLDDEYDENGEEGEEEDDDEEDELDEEVIDDEEEDEDDLEGEEEEDGVDDEEEEDEEDEDDDEDLPQGEKRKRDLEDEGEEDPEDEEDEEDD
- the LOC125626980 gene encoding acidic leucine-rich nuclear phosphoprotein 32 family member D isoform X2 — translated: MEMEKRLTLELRNKKPAEVKELVLDNCRSDDGKIVGLSSDFENLEFLSMINVNLLSVSNLPKLNKLRKLELSDNRISGGLEVLAERTPNLTHLNLSGNKIKDINTLEPLKKLPNLHSLDLFNCEVTMLINYRESMFALLPQLTYLDGFDADDQEAPDSDPEADGDGLDDEYDENGEGEEEDDDEEDELDEEVIDDEEEDEDDLEGEEEEDGVDDEEEEDEEDEDDDEGEEDLPQGEKRKRDLEDEGEEDPEDEEDEEDD
- the LOC125626980 gene encoding acidic leucine-rich nuclear phosphoprotein 32 family member D isoform X1, translated to MEMEKRLTLELRNKKPAEVKELVLDNCRSDDGKIVGLSSDFENLEFLSMINVNLLSVSNLPKLNKLRKLELSDNRISGGLEVLAERTPNLTHLNLSGNKIKDINTLEPLKKLPNLHSLDLFNCEVTMLINYRESMFALLPQLTYLDGFDADDQEAPDSDPEADGDGLDDEYDENGEEGEEEDDDEEDELDEEVIDDEEEDEDDLEGEEEEDGVDDEEEEDEEDEDDDEGEEDLPQGEKRKRDLEDEGEEDPEDEEDEEDD